In Zerene cesonia ecotype Mississippi chromosome 20, Zerene_cesonia_1.1, whole genome shotgun sequence, the genomic stretch AACTAAAGACTAAAAGTGTAttgaatattctttataatcCAGAAATAAAACTTACGCCAGCGGTGGAACAGTATaggctaaaaataaataagtaaaaaacgAGATAAGCTGcccacaataattttaatatattacccTCGTGTTTGAAACCTAAACTCACCACCAACATgaattaatgtatattgtatcCTGCCTCTCGCAGTAAACAAAACATCACAGTTTCAAGGTATCTAGTAAGCCATGGCCCATCGAACTCTGGAACgtccaaaaatatataataatatgcaattgCAACgtttatacatatgtaaaaaaaacctatttatttcACCTACGCTTGGCTCCTGTCCAATAATTAATCGACTCTACTTTTTACTTCCTTAGTAGTTAATATTCATATGCATGTTCATAGTCAGCTTCGGTTACGTTTGTCAGTAACCTTCACCTCTAAATTAATAGTTCACATTTACTACATTATTGAATACCAATAATGTGTGAGTTGGTGTGACAGGAATGTGTGCCGCGCCGGCGCCACTCGGAGCGCTCGGCAGTCGGCTCGCCGCTGAAGAGTGGTGAGCGGCGAGCGGCGGCCGGCGGCCGGCGGGAGGCGCGCGGCGGGTGAGGGCGGGCGCGGCCGCGCGGCCTGCCCGAGCTCGACTCTCGCCAGTGAGTTCGCGCCCCGCGCTCGTTAAACTCGTATTTCTTATATTCCACCACTTTGACGACTTCTCACTGATGCCGACCGACGGTCAGTACTCTCGATCGTATTGCCTAGTAAATGTAGACATGTcggtttacataatatatgtactagTGGGACCGAATATTTTCCGTGACTTGATTCTTTAAAGctcagtataaataaataaatatactagaaacaaaaatgtattttcgcGCCGCGATAAATGTCAGCGCAAGCGCCGGCGTGTGTTGTGATGATTTTCGTATTTTCTCACCGCGAACGAACAAGACATCCgcaatctatttatatttagagttCCATTATTTATCGAAACATTCTTtaataatgtgaaaatataataatatcgcaTATTCCGTGTATCTGCTTAAAACATAAgaagcaaaataattataaagtgcGTGGAGTCTGGAATATGTTTCATCGGCTTCTTTCGGCCTATGCAGCATATGGAAAAAtagttgatataaaaatggatTCGTCTGTAAGAACTCACTTCATAACCGTTATAGTCATGCAGTATAAAACATTCCATgtatagtataatttataaatagtctGTGTATAGGATCAAGGCTCTACCTTTAAGCACCAACTAATAAATGAAGtgacgataaaataaattctatttttttaattcactgtattaatatactacgttaataaaaattagattGACAGAGAACGTACTTTGTAAAGAAATTCTATGGGCAATGTGTGGTCAATAAGTAAGAAATCGCTCacaatacttataaatttatattatagaagtCACTTAAGTAAAattcgaaaattatttttagacattgaaatgaaatctccataataactttataaatacagttcctttacaaatattaatcgTATACGCACCAATGTTCATGCCTCGTATAGTGTGCGGCAACGAGGATAATACTTAGTGCTTACAGGATATTATCCTATGTTTAATGGATCTTTACGTCGCACGCTGTACCGCGTACGAAAGTGCATGTATAGGTATGCGATTTATAGTTTAAACATCGGATAATATCAATCGTATACcaatgcataaaatataataatcaagtAATAACGGCTGACATTGGCGTTGCCGCGAGCCACGTGTGTGTATGGGTTACCTTGTACCACACTTGTGCGGACGACAACATCCGACGTTATAATGTTAatcatattcattatttaaattaagcatTTTTGGTATTCCACGTTATACCTAACGATGTCGAAATCGTAAGCACTTCATAGGTAAATATCTGCTACCTCATGCAatataatgcttttattttgtgtattgcTGTACCAAATTGAAACGTGAACGATAAAACTTCTGCAATTTTTACAATGCACTATGCAGTGCAGTTACACATTTAGATAAGTTACCTTTTATGTAAGCATATTATTCATAAGATTAAGCATATTTAGGCAGATACACGGAACGGATGTCAATGTCGACTACAAGAAGGGCGTGATGTGTTGCAGAGTCAGGGCGCGGCGTAGCGAGCTGGGTGGCGCGGTGGTGGCGCGCGCTGCTGGCCGAGCTGCTCGCCACGGCGCTGCTGGTGCTACTGGGCGTGGCCACGCTGCTGCCGCCGGGCGCGCCGCTCACGCACCCCGCGCTGGCGTTCGGCTTCATCGTCCTGGCCAACATCGAAGCGTTCGGGCCCGCGTCGGGCGCGCACATGAACCCGGCCGTCACGCTGGCCGCCGCGCTGGCCGGCCGCATacccgcgcccgccgcgctcGCGTACGCGCTGGCGCAGTTGGTGGGCGCGGTGCTCGGGTTCGCGGCGCTCATGGCGCTGGCGCCGGGCTCGTTCTCCGACGCGAGCGTGGTGGTGGGCGGCACGGCGCCGGCCGCGGTGGGCCCGCTGGCCGCCGCCGCCGTGGAGGCGCTGCTCACGGGGCTGCTGGCGCTGCTCTGCTGTGGCCTTTGGAGCGCCGAAGAGGAAGGCAAACAGGACCCAACTGTCTCCATCAAATTCGCTCTTACAGTTGCGGGCCTCATTTATGCGGGGGTGAGCGTATTCTCTATTTATTCGTTCGGTTCAAAGTTGATAAGATTCTTATTAGTTTGTATGACCGCATTCAATTAGCTTATTGCATTCCTTATGAAAAATCTTATCTaagtaactttatattttttatggtttNNNNNNNNNNNNNNNNNNNNNNNNNNNNNNNNNNNNNNNNNNNNNNNNNNNNNNNNNNNNNNNNNNNNNNNNNNNNNNNNNNNNNNNNNNNNNNNNNNNNNNNNNNNNNNNNNNNNNNNNNNNNNNNNNNNNNNNNNNNNNNNNNNNNNNNNNNNNNNNNNNNNNNNNNNNNNNNNNNNNNNNNNNNNNNNNNNNNNNNNNNNNNNNNNNNNNNNNNNNNNNNNNNNNNNNNNNNNNNNNNNNNNNNNNNNNNNNNNNNNNNNNNNNNNNNNNNNNNNNNNNNNNNNNNNNNNNNNNNNNNNNNNNNNNNNNNNNNNNNNNNNNNNNNNNNNNNNNNNNNNNNNNNNNNNNNNNNNNNNNNNNNNNNNNNNNNNNNNNNNNNNNNNNNNNNNNNNNNNNNNNNNNNNNNNNNNNNNNNNNNNNNNNNNNNNNNNNNNNNNNNNNNNNNNNNNNNNNNNNNNNNNNNNNNNNNNNNNNNNNNNNNNNNNNNNNNNNNNNNNNNNNNNNNNNNNNNNNNNNNNNNNNNNNNNNNNNNNNNNNNNNNNNNNNNNNNNNNNNNNNNNNNNNNNNNNNNNNNNNNNNNNNNNNNNNNNNNNNNNNNNNNNNNNNNNNNNNNNNNNNNNNNNNNNNNNNNNNNNNNNNNNNNNNNNNNNNNNNNNNNNNNNNNNNNNNNNNNNNNNNNNNNNNNNNNNNNNNNNNNNNNNNNNNNNNNNNNNNNNNNNNNNNNNNNNNNNNNNNNNNNNNNNNNNNNNNNNNNNNNNNNNNNNNNNNNNNNNNNNNNNNNNNNNNNNNNNNNNNNNNNNNNNNNNNNNNNNNNNNNNNNNNNNNNNNNNNNNNNNNNNNNNNNNNNNNNNNNNNNNNNNNNNNNNNNNNNNNNNNNNNNNNNNNNNNNNNNNNNNNNNNNNNNNNNNNNNNNNNNNNNNNNNNNNNNNNNNNNNNNNNNNNNNNNNNNNNNNNNNNNNNNNNNNNNNNNNNNNNNNNNNNNNNNNNNNNNNNNNNNAGCATGCTCGATTCCCACATGCTAAATTTTTCGTATGCACATTCATGACATAGGTAACATAAtcatacttaaattatattggatTCTTAAAGGATTAGAAATAGTAGATAGATATTAAATGtggaatttttatgaatatcacGTAATTTTAGTTCGACATAAACTAATATAACTTTTCacactattaaaaaattttaatccttAACCCTGTATTTATTGGTAGGGTGGTTAGTTACGCTTAAAGACCGACGACGCTCATTTATCGAAAAAATTGTTCACAACACCTTGTAGTCACAATAAATGAGCCACAACGCGAAATTCGTTGGGGCAATGAAAAAATGCCACGACATGTTATGAACTTTACTTGTTAACTTTAACTGTTTACCATAATGTCTGTTAAAACTTGTAAGATATTACTTTAACAAGGAGCTTTTCGGTCTTTGGCATATCACATGCattaggcaactttttaaatataaatttatagttgTATAATACCGTCACTCAGTTATAATAGGTACAGGTATCTCTATATATCTGCCTGAATATAAGTTCTTTCTTTACAGTTAAAATAAAGTCCGCACGAATTCACGATTAAAATTTCTAAGCTAAATTGTTTTGCTTTTGCCCcaaatgtttgttgtttttgaattctaccacaaataacataacactatACTAACTTCTGGctttgcaaatgttcatgggcggtggtgatcgcttaccatcacgcGAGCCACCAGCgtagttgcccgctattacatGAAAAAGAGTATTTTCGATTAATTAATccttttttccttttaatattCACCTAGATTAATCCTTAGGTAGTTATAAGTTACTTTACCTTTTTCTCCCGATAGATTTAAAGCCACGGTGGATGCCATATTGCTCGCAGGTACTGATACTAGCAACTAATTTACAATTGGATTAAAGTGGTAATGAGAGTagcttatatttgtttaagacGCCAATCTCCTTCCCCTTACTTGTGCAGAACAAATTGCTGGCCACGAAAAGGCGGAAGCTGCTAATTAAGGTATTTGGTGCGGGTCATTGCGAGCGTATCcgtaattaatcaaaaatagtGTACGCTTGAGTAGGTTCCACACCTATTTCTCAATAATGAGATCTAAATATATCCGCGATTGTAAGAGTTccgtttaattatatgttttggtGTTACTAACAAGCAGTTGCtcagaaattttattaattgatgaaATCCTAATAAACTTACATTTGCTACgataatagaaatttaatgtataactgattcgtaattaaaatttttgtacttttatatgattttaatctAACCATGACCATTTTAGTCTGGGAGTTTGTGTCCGAAACATTTGATGTGGATGCGATTTttccacgctcgctgtaaagtgggTTGGTGGAGTGGATACGTgggatttaataatattatgatgaaattcTCCCGGGGGAGGTCCCTGTCTTCACCTCCGGACTGTCTCGGTGGCAATTAGGAGTGAACAATGACGAGGTTCAGGTTCCCCCACCTCTGGCTTGCCTTAGTTGGCCGTCCAGTGTGGAGATGCTAGAGCTATATACTCGGGGGTGGAAGTGTCTAATGGCCTTATGACGGGGTAACCCAATCCGGGCCTCCGGGCCCTCTATGGTGAAACCGGTGCAGCACCTCTATACACCCCTAGCCGTTCAGCTGGTGTTGCCCCCTTGCCATTGCCATTTCTGCTAACTTTTTGGGAGCCGATCTACCGAACTGGCAAGTCACCGACTgccactttttaaatttttttttaagtgttaCAAGTTGAAAAGGTAGACGTCCATAGTTCCCCATAGACCCAACCCACCAATTCATCGAACACCGCCTTTCCATAGCCCAgtttttgttcaattttttgcaatagtccTATATCGGCCGCGGACTGCCCAGGGTTGTCTCTCTATAGTGCTGTCATGGGCGGCTGCGATTGGTGTCCcataacacattaaattttctaagagcctctgcgtgttggacCTGTGCCTCCACGTAAGCCTTtcaaaagaccgggtgcttttcttctggaggtacccgagtaGTATGGGgagatacacataataataataaattacattaattaattgttgcactataaaaacatttaaaacaaaatgttaaatagtCAAAGTTAACGCAAgttcacaaatttaaaaattcggatacattacagtaattattgttatttagcCACTCGTATAGTTTTAtcttaaaagaatttttaacacCTTTATATTCTCGggaagtttattaaatatttgaatacacaaagaatgtcaatttttattatacatggGAGATTTTTGTAAACTAGTCTGTTTGGATGCCGGTGATCTTCGCTATATAATTCTCTAGCTGTGGTGAATAGATATTTACGTCTCTTTACAAAGctacaaatttcataaatgtatAGGCATGGCAAAATTAACAAGTTGGGTTTAATAAACAGTGGTTTACATGATTCGTACGGAGCTACTCCACAATTCGCTCGATTGCGATTGATAGACATGGGATAATATCAGATGTAGTTTCCTGAACAAAAGTTGTTTATGAGGTATgcaagaataatatatttttgtaacaaagcTGCTTTAAGTTTTCACCTGTATCGGAAACCCACGAAATGTgcaaaaatagattttacaataattaaatacttaatttattgtttcctCATCACAAATGGTTATGAGCACTttacattgttaaaatatatattacttaatacTTATGGTTACGACAAACATTTGTGAGAAACTATTAGTAGTGGACGAGAGACGAAGCACATAAAGATAGaatatttgtgttatattaCGGCTAGGAACACACTCAGTTACACTCACAAGATAAACAATGAACATTATGGACATGAATTGAAGCTTCGAAATAGGAAGATACCCCGCAATACGAGTCTTGGTAGCGCGTACATGACAACCTTGGTGAATAGtacgaaaaaataatttgaatgtaatataatattacgtgTGAGTAAAAACATTCTGAGTTGTAAATTCATTCGGAGTagatattattgttgttttccAACATTCCTCCAGTGTCGCGAGTGTTGgcgcattataatattgtgtactCACAGAACCAGTTTATCGGAGCGACTAGCGACTAGCGCCGAAATCGGGCGTAGCCATGATCTGCCTGCTTATGAAGTCACTGACGCAAACGATTACTTTTCTAATATTAGACTTTCGg encodes the following:
- the LOC119834808 gene encoding aquaporin-6-like; amino-acid sequence: MPTDESGRGVASWVARWWRALLAELLATALLVLLGVATLLPPGAPLTHPALAFGFIVLANIEAFGPASGAHMNPAVTLAAALAGRIPAPAALAYALAQLVGAVLGFAALMALAPGSFSDASVVVGGTAPAAVGPLAAAAVEALLTGLLALLCCGLWSAEEEGKQDPTVSIKFALTVAGLIYAGLAVQCGDARAIYSGVEVSNGLMTG